The Oceanicaulis alexandrii DSM 11625 DNA segment GGTGTCATTATAGAGCGCGCCGATGACCGGCGGCCGCGGCAAGGTCCAGAAGGCGCCGTTGCTGCGTCGCTCGGCTCGGAGCGCCATAGGCAGCACGGGCCGTTCGCTCTCCAGTCCGACGACATGGACGTGGTGCATCCCGTTGGACCAGACAAAGTCTTCCAGAAAATTGTTGAGCGGCTGGCATTTCAAAGAGGCGGGAGAACACAGAACGATCAATCGCGCCTTTTTCTCCGCCACGCCCACATCAGCGGCCATGGCCACGCGAACGCCCCTGTCGAGCAGGGCTTGCCGCAGGTTCTGTGCGGACGCCTCGTCGGCGTTCGCGGCGGCGATGATCACCAAGGGCTGCTTACTGGCGTTCAATGATTCATGTCCTGAAAAATGAAATGGCCTCAACTTATTTGTATAGACTCTTGGTCAATTGATAAGCGTCAGGATTAACAGGAGTTTGCGCAAGGTCTCTCAGGTGTGTTCGGCAAGTATCACTCATAAAGAGAATTTGCGCCAGACCTTCATTCCGCGTCAATTCCTATCAAGCCATTGAATTAATATATCGAATTCAATTATCGGAAAAACTTTCAAGACCTTGAGCGAAAAAATGAAAATCACGTTTCAGGGCATTTAAGCCCTCGCAATCATTTCATCTTTTGTTGTGGAAAGGTGGATGGTCGACATCGCTTTCGCCCTGGGCGGTTCGAGACTGACCAGGGACGAGATGGTACGGGCGGTCGGACTCGAACCGACAAGGGCTTGCGCCCGGGGGATTTTGAGTCCCCTGCGTCTACCAATTCCGCCACGCCCGCACGCATGTCGACGCAAGCGGTGTATATGCCTCGAAATTTCTGCCTGGTCGACCCCGGCTTTCAGTACCGTCATCGACATGAATTTCAGCCAGCGCCACCGCAGAGCTGCGTGGACGGTTCGCCTCCCGCTGATTAAGACAGAAGCGCCTCTCCTCCCCAAAGGTGACACGCCATGGTGCAATCCCAGCAGGATGAAGCCGGCTCGCAAGACGCCGAGCAAGATCAGCCGCTCAGTCTGACGGCCGAGTTGGCGCGAATCGCGCACGCCGCCCCTGAAGAGGGGCTGTCGCTTGGCGCATTCAGCGACGCTCTGGGCGAACGGGTGTTCGGCGCCTTGCTGTTTGCGCTCGCCATTCCGGTCTGCATGCCCTTTCTCTACGGCGTGCCTCAGATTGTCGCTCTGCCCATGATGGCCATCGCCGTGCAAATGGCGGGCGGACGCGCGCACCCTTGGATGCCGAAGAGCTTTCGCAACCGTCAGCTGGACAAGCCCGGTCTCGTCCGCATCGCGACCTGGTCCCGCAAATGGTTTGGGTGGCTGGAGGCTCTGGCCCGTCCGCGGCTGAGTGTCTTGTCAGGCCCGACCGCAGAGCGGATTGTCGGCGGCGTCTTCGTCCTGTTTTGCGCGTCCATACTCGTCCCTTTACCGGCCACCAACACCACGCCGGGCATCGCCATCGCCATCGCCTCCATCGGCCTGATCACCCGCGACGGGCTGCTGGTTCTGGCGGGACTGGTCTTAGGCGTCGTCTGGGTCAGCCTTCTGGTCGTCGGCTTCACGTTTTTTGGAGCGGCGTTTATTGATGTGCTGAAAACCTTCATTCTGGGGGTGTTCGGCGCTGGCGGCTAAGACTTGCGTCGCCCTGCGGCTCAGCTCCGTACTCGCCTCGCCCCTGTCTGTGATCTAGGTTTATCGCCATGCTTGAACTTTCCACCTTCGCCGACCGCTGGACACGCCCGGATCAATGGCCGCTCATCGGGGCGCTCGTTTCCGCCGCATTGCTCGCCGGGGCTTTCGGGTTCGAATTGATCGGGCGCTACGCCCCCTGCCCGCTCTGCATCGAGCAACGCTGGGCGCACGCCTATGTTCTGGCGGGCGGGCTGATCACGTTCGCCGCCCTTCACATCCTGAAACCCGCCAACGCCCTGTTCTGCCGCGCAGCCAGCGCGCTCATCGCGGTTCTGGCCGGGTTCAGCGCCTGGGTGGCGGGCTATCACGCAGGGGGTGAATACGGCTTCTGGCCGCTGTCATGCCAGGCGGGCGACACGACGTCCTTAAGCGTGGATGCACTCTTGAGCTCGCTGAACACGCCGACCAATGTGGTGCTGTGTGATGAGCCAGCCTGGACCCTGCTGGGCGTATCCATGGCGGGCTATAATGTTCTGATCAGCGCTGCCGTGATGCTGATCTCGATCCTGGTGGTGTTCCGCAAACCGTATCGGAGCGTGTGATGTCTCAACCGCAAACCCGCAAAACCGTCCGTCGCCCCGGTCGGAAAGCAGACGCTTCCCGTATTGAATCCATGGTGCGCGTCGATCATGCAGGCGAGTATGCCGCGGTGGCGATCTATCAGGGCCAGCGCGCCGTGTTCAAAGGCCGCCCCGACAAGGCCCGCATCGCCAGCCAGCTGGTGCATATGGAAGCGGACGAACAGCACCATCTGCAGGCGTTTGACGATCACATCCTGAGCGGGAAAGCGCGTCCGACCCTGCTGGCGCCCATCGCCAATCTGGCGGGATTCGCGCTCGGCGCCGGAACAGCGCTGCTGGGCGAGAAAGCGGCCCACGCCTGCACCGAAGCGGTCGAAGCGGTGATCGAGGGGCATTACGACGAACAAGTGCAGGAGCTGCGCCTCGCCGAACAGGACGCGCTGGCGGACCAGTTCGCCCAGTTTCGCGATGAAGAGGTCGCCCACAAAGAGCTCGCTGTGGAAGAAGGCGCTAAAGACGCCGCCGGCTATCCGGTCCTCTCCGCGCTGATCACCGCCGGCTGCCACGCCGCCATCGCGGTGTGCAAACGGATCTAGCGCTCCAGCGTTTTGAGCCGCTCCACGGCGACCATCTTGTCGATGGCGGCCTTCACGTACGCATCCAGCTTCGAGCCGTCTGAGTAATCGGCGTCCGTGGTGAAATGCACGCGGCGATCCGTCTTGAGCTTGGCGGTCTTCTCCGCGCCTTTCACGTCGCCTGCGGGATGCACGGCGATCGACACGCCGCCCTGTTCCTTCACCGTGCGCATGCACGGCACATCCGTATCGCCATCTCCCACATAGATCATATTGCGGAAGGGGACGGGCCGGTCATCCTCGGGCACATAAGCGTTCACTTCGGTGTGGTCCGACAGATCCAGCGCGCCCTTATTGATGCGGAACAGGAACTGGGTCTTGTTGGTGTAGTTCACCGCAGACGCCGCCCAGACCGGCACGTCATCGGCGTTGTATTTGAACTCGCTGGCGAAAATAGCGTCGAACTGATCGCCGACGGCGCTGGCCGCGATCATCTCCTTGAGCCCGGACGAAATGATGTAGTGCTCGACCCGCACCTGACGCTCGGCGCCATAGGCCCGCAAACGCTCAAACCAGCCTTCGACCACGCCGGGAAAGAAGCCCACGGACGCGCCATGGCGTTCGATATCCTCGCGACGGAAGCGCACATCCTCACGCTGGGCGGCTTTCACCATCTCATGCATGTAGATGAGGATGTTGTCTGCGCCCAGCCGCGCCGCCTCGCCATTCACCCGCCCCCAGAACGCGTCGATCTGCTCGCCGATTTCGGGGATGAAGGAATGCTCCTGCATGGAGCCCGGGCTCAGCGTGCCGTCAAAATCATAGGCGATGGCGATGGTCGGGGTGCGGGTCATGGGCGAGGGTGAAACCTGATCTGGGTCAATTGGCAAGAGCGCAGGACGCTAGGCCTCAAGCTCCACATCCCAGTAGAGATAATCGAGCCAGCTTTCGTGCAGGTATTTGGGCGGGAAGCGTCGCCCCTGTGATTGCAGCTGATGCTGGCTGGGACGGTCCGCCTGCTGAAGCAGCGGCATCTTGGCTTCTCGCGGCGTACGACCGCCTTTTTTGAGATTACAGGGCGCGCAGGCGGCGACGATATTGTCCCAGGTCGTCCGGCCGCCATAGGCGCGCGGCGTCACATGGTCAAAGGTCAGCTGATCAAGACTGTCTGCGCCGCAATACTGACACCGAAACCCGTCGCGCAGAAACACGTTGAAGCGGGTGAAGGCGGGCGGACGATTCTGGCTGACATAATCACGCAGCGCCACCACTGACGGCGCCCTTATCGAGCGTGACGGGCTGCGGATCTCTGTGGCGTATTCAGAGACGATGTCCACGCGCTCCAGGAACGCCGCCTTGATGGCGTCCTGCCAGGGCCAGGTGGACAGAGGATAATAGGACAGCGGCTGGAAGTCCGCGTTCAGGACAAGGCATCGAAGATCGGTGGGCGCCGTCTTAAAGACTCGCATCACCGCCCCCGCACACACGCGCCGGGCGGCGCAGTTTCAGGAGGTGATCCCTCTGATATGCAAGCGCTATCTTGAAGACGCGCCTCCCTCTAAGCCTTCGCGTTGATCCATAATCGAATCAACGCCCCGTTCCTTGAGACGATCTAACACTAACCCTGTTCGTGTGACGGCGCCATGACGCTCGCTCGACGCTTGCTTGACATCGGCGCCTAGCCGCGCAGGCGCCCCGAAAAGGCCGCCTCCATGAAATGCCGCCCCAGCTCCAGCCCGTCCGGGCCGATGGAATGGGGAATGCCTCTGGAGATATGAAACTGGGCGCCATGACCCGCCTCGGCAAGTCCCTGGGCCGCCATCAAGGTCATGCCCACCGGCAGCACGTCATCACTGTCGCCATGGATCAGCAGGATCGGCGGCTTGACGGTCATTTCAGATTTCAGCCGCTCCGGCCCCGGCAGGGCGCCGGAATAGCCGATCACCGCTGCGGGCGCGACCTCGCGCCGGAGCGCGGTGTGAAGCGCCATCATCGTGCCTTGGGAAAACCCGATCAGAACGAGGTTTTCCGGCGCCACTTCCCAGCGGTTCAGCTCGGAGCGGACAAACTGTTCCGCCGTGGCGTGCGCCGAGCGCACCCCCTGTTCCATCAGCGCCGGATCAAGACGCGAAATCGGGAACCATTGATACCCGCCCGGCGCGCCGGGCACCGGTTCAGGCGCATCGGGCGACGCCCAGGCCACATCCGGAAAATGCGGCGCCCAGTGCTGGGCGAGACCCGCAAGGTCTGCGCCATTAGAGCCGTAGCCATGAAACAGGATGACCAGTTTCTTCGCCTGCCCGGATTTGGGCGCGATGCGCGGACCGTCGATCAAGATCATGGAGGGGCGTTCCTTTGTTATGCCTGCAGGCGATCATAGACCGCTTGGAGGACGGGAAAACCCCAAGCCTCGCACAAGCTTCAGCACGGTGATATGCAAGCGCAATGACCGCTTTTCGCACCCGCTTCGCCCCTTCGCCCACCGGCTTCCTGCATCTGGGTCACGCCTTCTCGGCGCTGACGGTGTTCGATGCTGCGCGAGAGGCAGGCGGGATGTGTCTGTTGCGGATCGAGGATATCGACACGACGCGCTGCAAACCTCAATACGAGGCGGCGGTTCTGGAAGACCTTCGCTGGCTGGGCTGTGACTGGCCCGAGCCTGTACGTCGGCAGAGCGAGCATTTCGCCGAGTATCACGCAGCCCTTGCGCAGCTTCACTCAAAAGGGCTCGTCTATCGCTGCTTCAAGACGCGGCGGGAAATCGCCGAGGACATCGCCCGCGCGCCCCATCATCCCGGCGAAGGCCCCGAAGGCGTGATCTATCCTGGCCCGTCCCAGCCGATGAGCGCGGACGAGGAAGCCGAGCGTCTGGAGACGGGCGACGCTTTCTCCTGGCGGCTCTCCATCACCGCCTGCCGCGATCATCTTGGCGCGGACTTTGACCGTCTGACATTCACCGAAACAGGCGAAGGCCCGGACGGCGAAACCGGTGAGGTGCGCGCCCGACCTGAAACGCTGGGCGATGTGATTTTGGGGCGCAAGGATGTGGGGACGAGCTATCATCTCGCCTGCACCCATGATGATGCGCTGCAGGACGTGACCCATGTCATCCGCGGCCTGGACCTGTATTTCGCCACCCATCTGCACCGCCTGCTTCAGGAGCTGATGGGCTGGCCGGTCCCGGTCTATCGCCATCACCCCCTGATGCTCGATGAGCACGGCAAGCGCTTCGCCAAGCGCGATCAGTCCCTCACTTTGCGCGCCTTGCGGGAGGCTGGTGAGACGCCGGACAGCCTGCGCAAGCGGGTTGGGCTTTAACCGCCCGTCTGGCGTTTTCGCACCACGAACAGCGTCAGCGCGATGACGTTGAACACCGCCGCCATGACGAACGGCGCGCCCGGAAACACCACCCCGCCCACCCCTTGCTGGAAGGCGAAAAAGAGCTGGGTGTAGATCAGCGGGCTGAGGATCAGCACGATCGCGCCGAGGCCGGACAATCCGCCCTGCAGCTCGCCCTGAGCGTCCGGCGGCGTGCGCTCGGTCATCACCTTCTGAAGCGCCGGCCCCTCCATGCCTGTGAACAGGGCGGGCAAGAGCCAGAGATACAGCACCCAGGGCGATGGCGCCGTCGCCAGACCGATCAGGGCGACGGCCTCCAGGGCGAAGGCGATCCAGATGACCCGGCGCTCGCCGATCCGGGGCATCAGCAAGGGTGTCACCACCGCCTGACAGATCACGAACAGCACGCCATAGGCCACCAGAGAGACGCCGATCTCGCCTTCGGTCCAGTCAAACTTGGCGATGCCCACATAGGCCCAGACCGCCGGATACACAAAGCCAGCCAGCTGAGACAGGAAATAGACCCAGACCAGCACCCCGAGCCCCTCGGCCCGACGCAAGCGCATCAGCGTGGCGATGGGGTTTGACCGTTTCCAGGAGAAAGAACGACGGCTTTCGGGTTTGAGCGATTCCGGCACCACGAACCAGCCATAGAGGGCGTTGATCCCGGCCAGCGCCGCCGCCGCAAAGAAGGGCGCGCGCGGGCTCAACTCCCCCAGCAAACCGCCGAGCCCCGGCCCCAATACGAAGCCCGCCCCCATGGCCGCGCCCAGAAGCCCGAAGCGGCGCGCGCGTTGTTCCGGAGTGGAGATGTCGGCGATGTAGGCGTTGGCGGTGGAATGGGTGGCGGCGAAAACGCCCGACAGCAAGCGCGCGATGAAGAACACCACAAGGGCGTGCGCCAACCCCATCAGCAGGAAATCGATCATCAGGGCGGTCAGCGACAGCAGCAGCACCGGACGTCGCCCGAACCGGTCTGACAATCCCCCGATGATCGGCGAGAAGACGAACTGCATCAGCGCGAAGACAAAGGTCGCCAGCCCGCCCCAGCGCGCCGCCTCACCCACGCCGCCGCCCGTCAGCTCCATCAGGAGGGTCGGCAGGACGGGAATGATCAGCGCAAAGCCCAGCGCATCGATCGCCACGGTCCCCGTGATAAAGACGGTGGCGGCCGCGCGAGGAGCGGGTTTCACTGCAGCAGGGTCAAGCGGGCTCTGGGTCATGCCTGTCTATGCGCCCAGCACAAAGCTCGCCGCAAGCTCACAACCAAAGAAAGCGACTGGACATCCAGCCGCTTCCTTCGTTTCTCAGACCACTTCCAGCGATCAGTCAGCGTCCACAAGCCCCAGCACCTCTTCCAGGAACTCGGCCTGACGACGATAGTAAAACAGCTGATTGGACAGCTTGCGCCAGCCATGACCCTCGTCAGGGATGCGGATAAAGTCCGCCCGCACGCCGTTCTCGCGCAGGGTGCGCACCATCACTTCGGTCTCATAAATGTCGATGCGCGGATCCATCACGCCGTGCGAGTAGAGCACCGGCACATTGATCTGATCGGCCTGACGGATGGGTGAGTTCTCGGTGTAGTAATCGCGCCAGCGCTGCTCGGTGATGTCGCCATATTCAATCCGGTCAGACGCCTTGAGCCCTGGCGAGGCGATGTCCAGCGCCGTCACCCAGTCCGCCACGCCGTACAGCGACGCGCCTGCTGCGAAATGACCGGGGAAATTCGCCAGCACAGCGTTCACGGCGTACCCGCCATAAGAGCCGCCCACGACCGCGGCGCGCTCCGCATCAACGCGGCCGTCCTCGGCCAGCCAGTTGAGCATGTCCACCAGATCCGCGATGGATTCCAGACGATTTTCGCGATCATCCAGCGTCACATAGGTATGACCAAAGCCCGTGGAGCCGCGCACATTGGGCTCGAACACCGCCATGCCGCGATCCACATGATACTGGACCACCGCATCAAAGGTCGGTCGCGATTGCGCGGTCGGGCCGCCATGGACGAAGAAGACCACCGGCGGCAGGCCGTCGCTGGGACGCGAGCTGTCGTCGGGCAGATACAAAAGACCTTGCAGCTCGACGCCGTCGCGTGCGGTGATGCGCACATCTTCGGGTCGCACCAGGCGATCCGCGTCCAGTCCCGCCATGGACGCCGAGAAGGTCTCGAAGACCTCGCCGGTTTGCATGTCCCAGAGTTGGAACCCGCCCGGCGTGCGCCAGCCGTTCACATTGATCAGGATGCGGCTGGACTGATCGGTGCAGCTGACGCCGTAAACGCCCTCGGCCAGCACAGGAGTGTCTAGTGTTTCACCTGTCTCAAGGTCTCTGGCGTGCAGACGCGAATAGCCGCCTTCATTGACGGTCCAGACCAGATAGCGGTCATCTGCGCCGCACAGATCGACGCTTTCGATGTCGTGCTCCGCCGTCTCAATGACGCTGAACGAGTTGGTCCAGACGTCAAACTTCATCAGGGCGCTGTATTCGCGCTCCCGGTTTGAGACCAGGTAGAAGCTCGAGGAATCGTCCTGCCAGGCGATCGACCCATGCGCAGCACGGCGTTCAGGGGCTGAAATCTGAGTGAATTCGCCATTGGCCAGATTGAGCAAGGCGAGATCGTTT contains these protein-coding regions:
- a CDS encoding exopolysaccharide biosynthesis protein; the protein is MVQSQQDEAGSQDAEQDQPLSLTAELARIAHAAPEEGLSLGAFSDALGERVFGALLFALAIPVCMPFLYGVPQIVALPMMAIAVQMAGGRAHPWMPKSFRNRQLDKPGLVRIATWSRKWFGWLEALARPRLSVLSGPTAERIVGGVFVLFCASILVPLPATNTTPGIAIAIASIGLITRDGLLVLAGLVLGVVWVSLLVVGFTFFGAAFIDVLKTFILGVFGAGG
- a CDS encoding disulfide bond formation protein B, with protein sequence MLELSTFADRWTRPDQWPLIGALVSAALLAGAFGFELIGRYAPCPLCIEQRWAHAYVLAGGLITFAALHILKPANALFCRAASALIAVLAGFSAWVAGYHAGGEYGFWPLSCQAGDTTSLSVDALLSSLNTPTNVVLCDEPAWTLLGVSMAGYNVLISAAVMLISILVVFRKPYRSV
- a CDS encoding demethoxyubiquinone hydroxylase family protein: MSQPQTRKTVRRPGRKADASRIESMVRVDHAGEYAAVAIYQGQRAVFKGRPDKARIASQLVHMEADEQHHLQAFDDHILSGKARPTLLAPIANLAGFALGAGTALLGEKAAHACTEAVEAVIEGHYDEQVQELRLAEQDALADQFAQFRDEEVAHKELAVEEGAKDAAGYPVLSALITAGCHAAIAVCKRI
- a CDS encoding HAD family hydrolase, with amino-acid sequence MTRTPTIAIAYDFDGTLSPGSMQEHSFIPEIGEQIDAFWGRVNGEAARLGADNILIYMHEMVKAAQREDVRFRREDIERHGASVGFFPGVVEGWFERLRAYGAERQVRVEHYIISSGLKEMIAASAVGDQFDAIFASEFKYNADDVPVWAASAVNYTNKTQFLFRINKGALDLSDHTEVNAYVPEDDRPVPFRNMIYVGDGDTDVPCMRTVKEQGGVSIAVHPAGDVKGAEKTAKLKTDRRVHFTTDADYSDGSKLDAYVKAAIDKMVAVERLKTLER
- a CDS encoding HNH endonuclease, encoding MRVFKTAPTDLRCLVLNADFQPLSYYPLSTWPWQDAIKAAFLERVDIVSEYATEIRSPSRSIRAPSVVALRDYVSQNRPPAFTRFNVFLRDGFRCQYCGADSLDQLTFDHVTPRAYGGRTTWDNIVAACAPCNLKKGGRTPREAKMPLLQQADRPSQHQLQSQGRRFPPKYLHESWLDYLYWDVELEA
- a CDS encoding alpha/beta hydrolase; amino-acid sequence: MILIDGPRIAPKSGQAKKLVILFHGYGSNGADLAGLAQHWAPHFPDVAWASPDAPEPVPGAPGGYQWFPISRLDPALMEQGVRSAHATAEQFVRSELNRWEVAPENLVLIGFSQGTMMALHTALRREVAPAAVIGYSGALPGPERLKSEMTVKPPILLIHGDSDDVLPVGMTLMAAQGLAEAGHGAQFHISRGIPHSIGPDGLELGRHFMEAAFSGRLRG
- the gluQRS gene encoding tRNA glutamyl-Q(34) synthetase GluQRS — its product is MTAFRTRFAPSPTGFLHLGHAFSALTVFDAAREAGGMCLLRIEDIDTTRCKPQYEAAVLEDLRWLGCDWPEPVRRQSEHFAEYHAALAQLHSKGLVYRCFKTRREIAEDIARAPHHPGEGPEGVIYPGPSQPMSADEEAERLETGDAFSWRLSITACRDHLGADFDRLTFTETGEGPDGETGEVRARPETLGDVILGRKDVGTSYHLACTHDDALQDVTHVIRGLDLYFATHLHRLLQELMGWPVPVYRHHPLMLDEHGKRFAKRDQSLTLRALREAGETPDSLRKRVGL
- a CDS encoding TCR/Tet family MFS transporter, whose product is MTQSPLDPAAVKPAPRAAATVFITGTVAIDALGFALIIPVLPTLLMELTGGGVGEAARWGGLATFVFALMQFVFSPIIGGLSDRFGRRPVLLLSLTALMIDFLLMGLAHALVVFFIARLLSGVFAATHSTANAYIADISTPEQRARRFGLLGAAMGAGFVLGPGLGGLLGELSPRAPFFAAAALAGINALYGWFVVPESLKPESRRSFSWKRSNPIATLMRLRRAEGLGVLVWVYFLSQLAGFVYPAVWAYVGIAKFDWTEGEIGVSLVAYGVLFVICQAVVTPLLMPRIGERRVIWIAFALEAVALIGLATAPSPWVLYLWLLPALFTGMEGPALQKVMTERTPPDAQGELQGGLSGLGAIVLILSPLIYTQLFFAFQQGVGGVVFPGAPFVMAAVFNVIALTLFVVRKRQTGG
- a CDS encoding alpha/beta hydrolase family protein, which encodes MSRLLMGVLAGATAISVSFAGWAQTAGGQSGYDESLEAISPTDEAVSIGLAGEDPADIARYLLAANGAAGGAQLSPDGSLAAFRWSITGEPQLWIMPAEGGQPTRLTYGNGVTFFRWSPDGESLIYGADNDGNEQEAYYRISADGLTERQVFPAEAGAFRVFGDFGADGETIVFASTARNNLDFDIYAANLETGDRQMIYEGSFANYPGAMSPDGRYVTVSQSRGEDSNDLALLNLANGEFTQISAPERRAAHGSIAWQDDSSSFYLVSNREREYSALMKFDVWTNSFSVIETAEHDIESVDLCGADDRYLVWTVNEGGYSRLHARDLETGETLDTPVLAEGVYGVSCTDQSSRILINVNGWRTPGGFQLWDMQTGEVFETFSASMAGLDADRLVRPEDVRITARDGVELQGLLYLPDDSSRPSDGLPPVVFFVHGGPTAQSRPTFDAVVQYHVDRGMAVFEPNVRGSTGFGHTYVTLDDRENRLESIADLVDMLNWLAEDGRVDAERAAVVGGSYGGYAVNAVLANFPGHFAAGASLYGVADWVTALDIASPGLKASDRIEYGDITEQRWRDYYTENSPIRQADQINVPVLYSHGVMDPRIDIYETEVMVRTLRENGVRADFIRIPDEGHGWRKLSNQLFYYRRQAEFLEEVLGLVDAD